Part of the Cyprinus carpio isolate SPL01 chromosome A23, ASM1834038v1, whole genome shotgun sequence genome, TGATGCTGTTTGTCATGAGACAACATGTGTTTGTAGTGCCCTCTAGTGCAAGGCAGCAACACGCTGTGCACAATATTAGCATCAGACATTCTCTGTTACATGTATATGTGTATCTCATTTGCTCAAAGCTCATTCTTGTAAGTAATGCATAATTCTGTATTGCCtcctggttgttgttttttttttttttttagatatagcattgatgcatttctttttaagGCTTGTGCTTGAAATATCACAGACTCAGATTCATATATTATACGTAGCAGGTCAACAGATTTATCTTTTAAAGACAAAACTCATTCTTCACATTGAGAGGGTGAAGGGTGTGTCCTGTCTGGTCTCTATTGGCCAGCTGAAAGACGAATATCAACATTATTTGGCACACAGCGACCTCTTATTCAGTCATACTTTGGCCTAATGCCATGTTTTTCTTCCtataaagtattgatttttgtttgtttgtttcgttTTTTATCCTGTGCCTTTTATTCTGTCATTTCAGCTGGAGAACTTGATGTACTATAGAGAGAGCAACCACAACAAAGTCGTGTTGCGAGATTTCTACCTGTCCAGATTTGAGAACGGCTCAATCACTGAGCCCTGTGGGACACCCGAGTACCTAGGTATTTATTTATCACATGATCGCTTTATTTACCTATACTTGTATGTGAAGCACTAACCTTCACAACTGTTTCTCATATTTCCTATCAGCTCCTGAAGTGGTGGCTCGTCATCGCTATGGAAGACCAGTCGATTGTTGGGCAGTGGGGGTCATTGTGTACATACTGTAAGTTGGTTTTGAATACACTCTGTTGAGACACAATTGGTTTGtcatcaatttatatatatataaaactatatatatatatatatatatatatatatatatatatatataatttttgtaggGGATTGGTTTGtcatcaatttatatatatatatatatattaaaactatgGTACATTTTTGTAGGGGAAGTTGTGAAAATTATCCAGCCGGCTTACATAagttttcacagactgtgattgtgtgttttgtcggcttatttaggctaataatttaaaaaaagctaaagaCTCGTATGATCAGGATCAAAAATCTCACCTTTCTGAGCAGACATTGATAAACATGTCCCAGCCAGGTTCGTCACTTGTTGCGGTTCCTTTAAACATTCCATTGTGGTCTGCTTATTTAcagcgcgtttctgtatttggttgtgttgtgagtatttgcagcacatgtattgtcaaactgatgaagatgttttcttaatttgttggtgttttttctatttgcatgtgttttttcattttgcagCCTGTTTATCTCTCTTGGTCACTGTACATAATACAAATCATACAAATCTCATTTGTAGGTTGTCTGGAAACCCTCCGTTCTATGATGAAACTGAGGAGGAGAACACTGATATGCACAACCGGATAATCTTCTGCCGCATTGTTGCTGGAGAATTTGAATTTGATTCACCATACTGGGATGAAATTTCCCCTGCTGGTACTAATATCAGGATCTGATAAGTTCCTGATCTCATCAAAACtagtaataattaaaatgccttttttttaaagtatttaatgctTTAAACCTTCAGTCTCCTTCTCTTTAATGTCATGCAGCAAAAGAGCTCGTCTGCAGACTTATGGAAGTTGACCCAATGCTGAGAATTACTGCACAAGATGCACTTTCGCATGGATGGTAAAGCTATATCCaaataaacaaactcaaacacacagttGCTTTTTTCAGAGAAAACGtcaacttaatgttttttttgttttttttttttggccaggaTCGCTGGAAATGGGGCTTTGGAAAAGAATCTGAAGGAAGGAGTCTGTGCtcaatttgagaaaaactttgctaAGGCCAAGTGGAGGGTAAGAGGAATCTACACACACAGAAGTCATGTACAACTTGCCAAGTGCTTCTAATGATTGTATTAATCACTCTTCTAGAAAACGGCACAGTAAATAATAGGATAATGGATAAGGACAGTAACTGTAAAGATGGTAATGCCAAATAAAGCTGTTGTTTAATAAAGATTCTgatgattattatattaatgtttgctTTTTCCTTGCATGTGATACCCAGGAATTGAAGGTACTGTTGATATTAGCGGGGCAGCCTAGAGGCAGAGATTCTTTTCTCTGTATAACAATCTTTGACTTGGGCAATCATATTTCCTTTGGCATCATACCTAGTGTACGATAATACATGGCTACTGTGTCTCATGGCCTGCCCTGATTCTTCAAGCAGAGATCATTCAGGAAATATGTAGTTCAAGTCTGATTGTTGGAAAGACTCTCACTGTACTTAAGCCTCCCTGTATCTGCACACCAGTAACTAACAAATTTATCACTGCCCAGCTGGTCCCATGCGCATTCAGTCATATGCCGTCTGGCTTTTACTCACAGTGTCCTCAATATTCCAGTTTAAATTCCAGTTAGTCCTTCATTCACTCAGACAAATCTCCAGATTGAATATTCATTGTAGTGTCACATGTATGTGTATGAAAGGTTgtccctgtgtttgtgtgtgtgccagaAAGGACCAAAGTGGTCcttatgaagagagagagagagagagagagagaaggcaaaGTGATTTGCCCTCAGATGACTTAACGTGAACCTGATTCATTTATTCACATCATGCTTTTGTCGATGACACATACatatcaaaaacatttcattcaggTCAGCAGCCAGTAACAAACACAAATGAGCCAAAAATGgctcttattttaatttcattgttgGGTTCTGGTGTAATTTTCGGCTGTAATTTGTAGCTGTTTAACAAATGTTGTTTTGATAtgctggggaaaaaaatgtgacGAAATTACTTAAATGCCCATCTCCAATGTGTTTGTCTCATGAAAGCGATAGAGATGGAGAACTTCTACCACAGACTGCCATGCTGTTAACAATGCATTTCACCTCCATAGCAAAGAAGACCTCATGTTACTTTATAATTGACTGGGTACtaagtgtttttcttcatttcacTTTCAGAAAGCAATTCGCGTCACCACATTCATGCAGCGTCTCCGAGCCTCTGAAATGGGATCTTCTGATGGGGTAGTTGAAGGCCAGGGTGAAGGGGTCAGAGCGGATGGATTAGATGGTAAGGGGATACAAACAGAATCAGGCGGCATTTCTACTGTGAGCATGTCCCATGAGGTGTCCGCCGAAAGCAGACCTGTGGAGAATCAAGAAGGAGAGAAAGCAAGACACCTAAAAGCAGAAGAGAAAGAAGCAGAGACACTTGCCAGATCAAACAGCTCTTTAAAAGTACAAGCAAATGAGCCGAACAAGAAAGAGCCTACCGAAGGCACTTCTGAAAGAAAGGACAAACCATCAACAAGAGCGAGCCAGAAAGCAGCACCCAGCCAGCCTATCAAGACTTCAGACAACCGAGAGAACAATGTCCCCAAGGAGCCAGAGGCCACAACTGTTGGCAATGTCGAGAAGAAATCACCTTTCCCTGATACTCCAAATCGACGAAAAATGGCTGCCAATCTCTCAATGGATCATGGCTCATGTTCTGATGCCAAAACCAGTACATGGTCAGTGGGAAAGGAACCACCTCTTAAATCAGAAGACAAAAAAGACACAGTCCATGATATGGGCGCAAATAGCTGGTGTCAAACACAGCTCCCAGAAGCAGTTGCAGAGAAGCCAGTGGAAGTAGGGGCGACTTGCGAGGTCAATCCTAAGAGCAGAGAGTTCAAGAAAGGACAAGCGGACAAGGGTAGCCAGTCTGTGAAAAACATCCAGTGTACATATGAAGGATTGGGATCTTCAAGTCCGGGCCATGATAAAACGGTATTTGAGCAGGAGCTGCAAGAGATGGTCCATGGTGCATCAGGGTATGGTAGCCCGTACTGTCCAACCTACTCTGTTGGACAGTACGCTGGTTTAGATCCCGGAATTGGAGCCAGTGCGGATTGGCAAATGGATTCTGTAATCGAACAAATTGAGAAGCAAATGGCTGCCGTGTTAGAGAAGATCGAGGGGGACATGCCTTCGTTGCTGGAGCAGATCAGCGACCATCCCGAGACCCTTCCGAGAGCAAAGAGTGCCAGCTCTTCCCCGTCACCCCGATCTCGCTCATACCATCATTCGACCCCACCACCCCTTCCCACCACACCTCGCCCAGCAATGCCTTCTCTACCACACCTGACCCTCCCGCCTCCCTCGTACCCACCACCTTCCCCACCCAGTCACATCCAGGGTCACAGCCATCCAACTGCCAATGATGGTAACAGTGATGGCCAGAAGTCTACAAAGCGGTCTGGCCAATCACCAAGGGGAAGTTTATCAGGAAAAGGGTTGTAAATATGCTAAGAGGGTGTGCTCAAGAATAAAGTAGGTGTGCGATGTAACAAAAAATCTTTGGGATATGGATTATGGATCCATGAGTACAGCATACCTTTTAGGGCTGAACAATGATCTTGTTACTGATTGTATGTGATGGATAAGAAGCTTTTTTATGTGTAAAGAGGAAAGTAACTGAGCAAACTGAAAATAGGGaacactattttgttttattagagaAAACAGTTATGGTTATCCCACTATAAATGGTTGTAAATGGTTCTGCTCTACACTACAAGATTATAGCAAACACTATTATGTTTCCTAAATAACAATTCCATACAGTAATTATAATGTAGAGTCTGTGAAGAGTTTGGATACAAGAGTTTATATAACTTGAAAAATTCACCTTTAAATAAACTTGTTCCCTTAAAACAAGTTGGCATCCTGCTCTGTTTTGGAGAACCACTGCGCATTTGCTCTTCACCAGGTACTGACTTTGGAGggtgttattatttttgtcactTCATCTTGGATTTTTGCTCTGAGATAGTGAAGTTGAAGCAGTGCATCTGTGTACTCTCATCAATTATTTACCTTCTTCAATACTTCCAATAAGACTATTTCATTCATCTCTCTTATTTCTATATTCTCGCATTGTACAGCAGTTTCTATAACTCTCTGCCAAACATGTCAGTCTTTCACTGATTGAGAATAATAATGCTCAGAGGGCGATAATAGATCATAACTTTGAGACTACAGTACTTTACAACTATATTCTCTTTCCTGGCCTTTTTTATTTGCTGTTGTATGTTTCCATGTGTCTATTTGATTCTCATTCTCTTACTCTATTTTCTCAATTTATGATGTAAACTAATATATCTTTACATTGTATAGTACTTTTGCTAATATATCCTAAAGTAAGCTCCAATGTCTATATGTAAAGTCCTCGCAAATGTCTGTGAACTGTAACTGTGGCTTCCAACCCCCCATCCCCACCATTATTATTATCTAGATTTTGGTGATGTGAATATTCttccaagtttatttttttgcactctctACATGACCATTTCAATAAAATTCAGATCAAACCATCTTGTTTTATAGCTTTTTCTTTTGGCATGATCAGTATAAAATGAAATTTGTTGCATAACTAACCTTAAAGtaaatattacaacttaaaatgacCTAGCATCAAGTATGCTAAAGTTGCTTAAAATACATTGTGAAAAGGCTAACACAGACACTTTCCATCTATCAAGTTTGCTATCCTAAGTAACGGATGTTTCCAGTTCAGCATGGATATTTCATATGGggatattataattataagtgTTTTGGTTTCACTTTTgacaagatttattttattttttttaaatcttcagttCATCAGACTACTAGTTCACTCTCTTCTTAGCACTTTGTCATGTTCCTTTCAATTACAGATATATACTGGGATGTGGCTCATCTTTTCTTCTAGTGAACACAACATTCAACACATGcctatttaatgcattattactgTCTGCTACAGATTGCATTTAACTACTTTTTAATACAACACAATGTCTTTTACTTGAGGAGTTCCTTATTGCTTCTATTCCATTACTTCAATCATTGTTTAACAGATTTcccatttattatatcatttaccTTAGTGTTTACATACACTATGCCTGCTTTTTGTTTGCACAGTCTATTGTCTGAATTGTCAACGTCCTGAAATCTGAGCTTCCTCTAAAGTATTTCAATGGCCTGAAAACCCTGTGTAAGCTTTGAAAATGACAAAAGGGgcagcagaggtggaaagagtacaaaaatatgaCACTGGCGAGCTccagcagacttctacccgacagtcaaagcggcattacgtcACGAAAGTGCGAACTCAGAGGAAGACCGCGAGGGTTTAGggttccatttgggacagggcctgcGTGTgggtcaagtctgaggaggagggggcgggtggaaaaaaaaccctttcaatattttgaatttggactgcaatacctagttacaccactcggtgtcaatcctacgtACAGCACCTTTGCCGAAAGACTCATGTTATCAATTTGAGATTTTTCACTGCACGACCATTTCAAATGATCCAGTCAATTCAGACAGATTTTTACACtgttaacatttcaaaataaacacaacatacAGTTTTGCTTACCCATTAATATGAATTTTAACCAGAAATCTTTGTGTGTGTCGTTGAAATGCAGtgaaatataggcctacatatatgcatatacatatacatatacatatactgtacatatacacacGCAGCACATTTCAACGCATAAAAACTACATCTCCCTTAGCGCATAGCGTAACCCAAGCTTTGGGCGAGTCTATTTTGTAACAGGGTAGGGGGATAGCAAAGGTAAAATTATTGATTTGGACAAAGTATTTTATTAAAGGTTTCAATTATTACccaattatgtttattataaaacattattcgAAACGATTAACATTTGACCATCAACGCAATTAATGTACATGACGGTTTAATAtaaacacaagtgtgtgttttttccctGTATCTTGAATAATAGCACAGTCTCAACTCAAACTCTGCACATGTTGGTTCTACGCTCATGAACTGAAAAATACTTGGCTGAACTGTTAACGGTGCAGGGAATAGCCGGTCAGGCAACCGTCCAGCCTTCCCTCACACTGGAAAGTCACGGAGCCCCCGTCACTTCCAGGGATAAAGTTACAGAAACGGTTTGATTTGACCTTTTTGTTGTTTATCTCTTGCCCGCGAGGTATTTCTGTATTCAGTACCGTGGAGAGGCCAAGTAATATCGGATGTGGTGAGTTCTGCATACTTATGTGCCTAGCTAATGCTAACTAGCTAACGTGTCCACAAGAACACAGTTACAGCTATCCAAAGACAAGTTTTTACTGCTGAAGTTGACTAGCCAGGCGCAACAATTTGCCTGTGAATTTCAACTGGCCACTTTTTCACGAACAGCCAGCTAACGGCATGCGCGAGACAATGCGCTCCAGGCGCACATCACGAGCCGGGGATAAAAGAAACCAACTCATCCTTGCGGAAAAGTTGACTAGTCCTCCTGTCATACGGTTCGGGTTATTTTTTAAGAATGCCTTCATGCTCTGCAAGGTTGCGCTAAGCTAACAAGCTTCGTTTTTGCAGGCTAACGTTATCGCAAAACGTCCTCGCATCGTTTCCCTGAAAGCTAGTCTGGAAAGATAGCGAGATAATCTGACTGCACACTTATCTGCACAACTGCTCCGATTACAGTCTTTTAAAAGTATCTCAAGATTCACCCTAGGAAAAATAGACCAAATACTGAATCAAACTTGTCAAAATGTGGGGTAACGTTACCCTGTCATTGCTTTGCTTCTCCGCTTAGATCACTGATCATTAAACCTCGACCTGTTTATGTAACCCAGTGCATTGTTAGCTTCGATTTGCTGTAATGTAAACTGCAGCTTCTTTAAATCCAACGATCCCTCTTTAGTAAACATGCAATCTGCTATGTGAAACTCATTTTAAGATGGTGTTTTGCAGCGAGCTAGCTGGCTCACTCGGTCTGTGAGGTTTTGACTATCAAGTGCAGGTGCGTGAGTGGCAGAAGGATGCGATGCGTTGGGTATTGTTGACATTATTTGTACCTGCTGTAAAGGTAACTCACACAGGGAACATGTCCTTATTGTATGCACCATATGCGAGAATAAGCGGCCCACTTGGGCCTTTGTCACAAGAATCACCCCATCCCCCAACGCTTATTCCTCTCATTTACAAGAAAGCCCGTGCCTAACCCCTCATTTTAGCAGTCATTGCTTTTGAAAGGCACAGTTTTACATGGGTTGTTGGTTTAGGAGAGGTAAACTACTCTATGCAAATCAACGAGGGCTATTCTTCAGTGTTATGGATGCCTCATAAGTGTGGATGTTCAGTGTTTCTAAAGGCTGTTATTATATGGTTTTGTTATGGCTTTATATTATGACACTTACCCATCTGCATGGGTGAAATATTTTACCCAAATAGTTTGTCAAGTATGTGTGCTCCTTAGTAAAATAATTGTGACCTACTTTATAGAGGGAGCTGTCAACTAGCAGGTTCTATGGCTTTCTTCATGTTTATGTTAAGTAGAGTGAATAAGTGCAGCAACTGCTTTAGTGGTTTGGTACATGATGTCAATTAAGTTATCAAATAAGCACTTTATTCCTCCATTCAGCCATTTGATAAATATTCTATAGATTTGCATGTTTCTTTGATTGCAAAAGGTTTTGCATGCCATAATGTTTACTTTGAGTAGTAATAAATGTGTACATTTGTATGCATATACATTTAGTTTTGGctgttaattgtaaataaatcatTATCTTTTCATTGCTGTAGCCTAGAGTGCCGTTGAGAGACATTTATGACAGTATCTTACAAAAtggtgtctttaaaaaaaagtgagaattgtaGATTGAATGCATAAACTAATTATCTACAACAAGATtataattgtactgtttttatatatctatagcgTTTATATGGACAAGGATGTTAAATATCTCAGAAAACATATATTGTTATTTTCCAACACATTAGGACTCAAATAATACATAAgaattttcccttaaaatgttGCTTTTACTTGAAGTATAGTTTGTAGCTCATATGCAAAAATTGTCCAGGACATAAAACCATTTAAAGGGAAAGTACAACTGAATATCAATTACAGAAGCCTGAAGTCCCGGCATATGCAGAAGTGGGTGGGTTTTCCCTAAAGTCATAGGTAGGGTAGCCAATGGGCGACTGCAGAGGATTGCAGCAGTCTTCGCCAGACCACCTTTTCCTGTTCCTCTTTATCCGAGCAGCTCCGCCCCTGTGCCACAGCTGCCATTTTGGTTTTGTTCCGTTCACTGAAACCAACCCAGAAACGCGACACAGGCAGGCAGCAGACTGAACGACACAGTGACTCGGCAGGATAGTGAAGGGGCTTTACTCACAGCATCTCACCCAGCGCTGTTCGTGCTGTTGCTGTCCGTTTTCTCCTCGCATCTACATCAGATTGAGATCTGCACCATCTAAGTTAGTTTCACACGAGGAGCGGTTTGCTGACACTGAGAGTGGACTGGGAAGGATTATTGGTAAGAGGCAAAACATTGCGC contains:
- the LOC109110902 gene encoding caM kinase-like vesicle-associated protein isoform X1, coding for MKAEIIYFSGGAREREGGTDSSIVFSELRRSNASLTNEPLKADQALAVFKVWISSSLPCVATLCHSEQVDAVMPFGCLALRDGRSYNSLSDVTDKYEIGQVLKAKEFCELCLVKERQTDKVYVCKKFLKKDGRKVRKAAKNEIMILKMVKHPNILQLIDAFETRKEFFIIQELATGGDVFDWILDQGNYTERDAANVIRQVLEAVAYLHSLNIVHRNLKLENLMYYRESNHNKVVLRDFYLSRFENGSITEPCGTPEYLAPEVVARHRYGRPVDCWAVGVIVYILLSGNPPFYDETEEENTDMHNRIIFCRIVAGEFEFDSPYWDEISPAAKELVCRLMEVDPMLRITAQDALSHGWIAGNGALEKNLKEGVCAQFEKNFAKAKWRELKKAIRVTTFMQRLRASEMGSSDGVVEGQGEGVRADGLDGKGIQTESGGISTVSMSHEVSAESRPVENQEGEKARHLKAEEKEAETLARSNSSLKVQANEPNKKEPTEGTSERKDKPSTRASQKAAPSQPIKTSDNRENNVPKEPEATTVGNVEKKSPFPDTPNRRKMAANLSMDHGSCSDAKTSTWSVGKEPPLKSEDKKDTVHDMGANSWCQTQLPEAVAEKPVEVGATCEVNPKSREFKKGQADKGSQSVKNIQCTYEGLGSSSPGHDKTVFEQELQEMVHGASGYGSPYCPTYSVGQYAGLDPGIGASADWQMDSVIEQIEKQMAAVLEKIEGDMPSLLEQISDHPETLPRAKSASSSPSPRSRSYHHSTPPPLPTTPRPAMPSLPHLTLPPPSYPPPSPPSHIQGHSHPTANDGNSDGQKSTKRSGQSPRGSLSGKGL
- the LOC109110902 gene encoding caM kinase-like vesicle-associated protein isoform X3, whose protein sequence is MRVDAVMPFGCLALRDGRSYNSLSDVTDKYEIGQVLKAKEFCELCLVKERQTDKVYVCKKFLKKDGRKVRKAAKNEIMILKMVKHPNILQLIDAFETRKEFFIIQELATGGDVFDWILDQGNYTERDAANVIRQVLEAVAYLHSLNIVHRNLKLENLMYYRESNHNKVVLRDFYLSRFENGSITEPCGTPEYLAPEVVARHRYGRPVDCWAVGVIVYILLSGNPPFYDETEEENTDMHNRIIFCRIVAGEFEFDSPYWDEISPAAKELVCRLMEVDPMLRITAQDALSHGWIAGNGALEKNLKEGVCAQFEKNFAKAKWRELKKAIRVTTFMQRLRASEMGSSDGVVEGQGEGVRADGLDGKGIQTESGGISTVSMSHEVSAESRPVENQEGEKARHLKAEEKEAETLARSNSSLKVQANEPNKKEPTEGTSERKDKPSTRASQKAAPSQPIKTSDNRENNVPKEPEATTVGNVEKKSPFPDTPNRRKMAANLSMDHGSCSDAKTSTWSVGKEPPLKSEDKKDTVHDMGANSWCQTQLPEAVAEKPVEVGATCEVNPKSREFKKGQADKGSQSVKNIQCTYEGLGSSSPGHDKTVFEQELQEMVHGASGYGSPYCPTYSVGQYAGLDPGIGASADWQMDSVIEQIEKQMAAVLEKIEGDMPSLLEQISDHPETLPRAKSASSSPSPRSRSYHHSTPPPLPTTPRPAMPSLPHLTLPPPSYPPPSPPSHIQGHSHPTANDGNSDGQKSTKRSGQSPRGSLSGKGL
- the LOC109110902 gene encoding caM kinase-like vesicle-associated protein isoform X2, with product MKAEIIYFSGGAREREGGTDSSIVFSELRRSNASLTNEPLKADQALAVFKVWISSSLPCVATLCHSEQVDAVMPFGCLALRDGRSYNSLSDVTDKYEIGQVLKAKEFCELCLVKERQTDKVYVCKKFLKKDGRKVRKAAKNEIMILKMVKHPNILQLIDAFETRKEFFIIQELATGGDVFDWILDQGNYTERDAANVIRQVLEAVAYLHSLNIVHRNLKLENLMYYRESNHNKVVLRDFYLSRFENGSITEPCGTPEYLAPEVVARHRYGRPVDCWAVGVIVYILLSGNPPFYDETEEENTDMHNRIIFCRIVAGEFEFDSPYWDEISPAAKELVCRLMEVDPMLRITAQDALSHGWIAGNGALEKNLKEGVCAQFEKNFAKAKWRKAIRVTTFMQRLRASEMGSSDGVVEGQGEGVRADGLDGKGIQTESGGISTVSMSHEVSAESRPVENQEGEKARHLKAEEKEAETLARSNSSLKVQANEPNKKEPTEGTSERKDKPSTRASQKAAPSQPIKTSDNRENNVPKEPEATTVGNVEKKSPFPDTPNRRKMAANLSMDHGSCSDAKTSTWSVGKEPPLKSEDKKDTVHDMGANSWCQTQLPEAVAEKPVEVGATCEVNPKSREFKKGQADKGSQSVKNIQCTYEGLGSSSPGHDKTVFEQELQEMVHGASGYGSPYCPTYSVGQYAGLDPGIGASADWQMDSVIEQIEKQMAAVLEKIEGDMPSLLEQISDHPETLPRAKSASSSPSPRSRSYHHSTPPPLPTTPRPAMPSLPHLTLPPPSYPPPSPPSHIQGHSHPTANDGNSDGQKSTKRSGQSPRGSLSGKGL